GTTCCTCGGCCTCTGCGAGGCCTACGGCGGCGACATCGGGCCGGACGCGGTACTGGCGGCGCTGGACCGCATGCAGGTGCGCGAGGCGGCCCGCATCCGCGAGCAGGGTGGGTGCGGCAGGGCCCCGTGGGACCTGATGCTGCGGCGCGGCGACGCCGAGGAGATCGACGCGGAACGCCGGTGGCTGGCCCGTAACAAGGCGGTTCTGCTGGGCGAGTGAACGCCACCGCGGGTATGACGGCCCCCCAGCGCCGAAAGTCACCAGGCCGGAGATCTGACACGGCTCTTGTGTCCCCCCACGGCCGCAGCGCCAGCCACCCATGGTTGGTTTGCGGCTCAGGTCAGCGAGAGGAGTTCGGGGCCTGAGAGCCCGGATCTCATCCACGCGCTCAAACCGCCGGCACAGCCTCCTGCTCGCCGGAGCCGGCCCCGGCACCCGTGCCACTCGGTGTCGCGCCGGTGTCCGGCCGGTCCGCCGGCTCCGTATCGGGCCATCCTTCCGCCGGCTGCGTGGCGATGCCGCGCCACCACGGCTGGGCGGGCAGCGTCTCGGCCGTGGGTTCGAAGGGCTCGCCCGGGCACGGGAGCGCGACCTTGGCACCGGCCTGCCGCCCCGCCGCGAACGTACCCTCGCCGGGCTCGGCCCACGGGTGCGGCGCCAGATTGAACGTGCCCCAGTGGATCGGGAGCATCGGCCCGCCGCCGGGCCCGCCCTGGAGGTCGAGGTGGGCGCGCATGCCCTCCTCGGGACGCATGTGGATGTCGGGCCAGAAGTCGCTGTACGCGCCGATCTGGATCATCGTCGCGTCGAACGGCCCGTGCTCCGCGCCGATGTCCTTGAAGCCGGGGAAATAGCCGGTGTCACCGCTGTGGTAGACGCGGTGCTCGGGACCGGCGACGACCCAGGACGCCCACAGGGTGTGCTGCTCGTTGCGCAGGCCGCGGCCGCAGAAGTGGCGCGCCGGTGTGGCCGTCAGGGTCAGCCCCGCCACCTTCGTCTGCTCGTTCCAGTCGAGCTCGCGGAGGCGGTCCGCGGGAACGCCCCAGTGCTCCAGGTGCGCGCCGACGCCGAGCGGCACCGCGAACACCGTGTCCGTGTCGGCCAGCGCCCGGATCGTGGGCAGGTCGAGGTGGTCGTAGTGATCATGGGAGATCACCACGACGTCCACCGGGCCTAGCGCGGCGAGCGGCAGCGGTACGGGGTGCAGTCGCTTGGGGCCCGCGAAGTCGAACGGCGAGCAGCGCTCGCCCCAGACGGGGTCGAAGAGCACGCGGCTGCCGTCGATCTCGGCGAGGACGCTGGAGTGTCCCATCCAGGTGAGCCGCAGGCCGCTCGCCGGGGGCTTCGCGAGGTCGGCGAGGGTCGTGGAGTGCACGGGGACGGTGCCCGTGGGCGCCCGGCGGACGCGCCCCTCCTTGGCGAAGAAGACCTTCGCAAACTCGATCATGGAACCCACGGGTCTGGTGCGTGCGCCCACCGGGTTCTGGAAGCTGCCGTCCGCGAAGTTCGGCGACCTCCGGATCCGCTCGAGCCGCTCTCCCGCCGGGTCCGCGCCGAAAGCGGCAGGCCGCAGCGGGCGGAGCCCGGAGCTCAGGGAACGTGACACAGCGCCTCCCGGTGGATCGATCAGGGTTTCCCGATCGGGGATTCCATTATGGGCGGCCCCGCCGACAGTGCCCGATCCGGGACCCGGACACACAGGGAATTCCAAGGCACGCCCCGGACCCGTCGCCCCCACGTCACTCGGCGTTACGGCCGGTAACTCGCCCGCATCCCGCTCGAACCTCCCCGCGAGCCGCGAACCGCGAGCCGGGCACCTCGCCTGCAGTCGCGCCGGAAAGCCGCGTCGGAAAACTGATCCTTCATTCAGTAGCCATTGCGTTGACACCGGTCTTCGCAGCCTCGGATACTGACTGGCGATTCAGTAATCGGGGCAGCGATCCGCGCCGGTCGGTGATCCCCTCGTCGGCATCCGTCAGTTTCTGGAGGCACCGTGTCAGAGCTCCCCATCGAGCTGGTCCCCCTCACCCCGGAGCAGCGGGACATCGTGGACCTCACGAGGACGTTCGCGCGTGAGGAGATCCGGCCGCGCGGGCGCGCCGTGGACGAGGCGGACGTGGAGACGCCCTGGGATCTGTGGCGCGCGGCCGCGAAGGTCGGCATCACCGGGTTCATGCTGCCCGAGGAGTACGGGGGCGGCGGGTTCACCGACGTGTTCACGCAGGTCCTCGTCCAGGAAGAGCTGTGCGTCGGCGACCTGGGCATCGGCAACCTCCTCTGCTCGAACGGCTTCTTCGCCGACCCCGTCATGGAGCTCGGTACCGAGGAGCAGAAGCGCGCGTGGCTGACGCCGCTGGCCGGGGCCGACACCCCGATGACCTCGCTGGCGACGACCGAGCCGGGCTCCGGGTCCGACGCCGCGTCGATCGTGACGACCGCGACGCGCACGGCGGGCGGATACCTCCTGAACGGCCAGAAGGCCTGGATCTCGAACGCGGGCGAGGCCGAGCAGTACGTCGTGTTCGCCAAAACCGACCCGACGCAGCGCTCGCGCGGTGTCACGGCGTTCCTGCTGCGCAAGGGCGCCGAGGGGCTCACGTTCGGTGAGCCGATGCGCAAGATGGGCCAGCGCGCGATCGTGTGCCGCGAGGTGTTCTTCTCCGACGTGTTCGTGCCCGACGCCGACCGACTCGGCGACGAGGGGCAGGGCTTCGCGGGCCTCATGCGGACGTTCGACATCTCGCGCGCCGTCCTCGGCGCGGCCGCCACGGGTGTGGCGCGGGCCGCGTACGAGTACGCGCGTGACTACGCACGCACGCGCGTGCAGTTCGGCAAGCCGATCATCGAGCACCAGGCCGTGGCGTTCCGCCTCGCGGACATGCGGACGCGGATCGAGCAGTCCCGTCTGATGACGTGGCGCGCCGCGCGGCGGCTGGACGCCGGACTCGACGCGACCGCCGAGGCGGCCATGGCCAAGCTGACCGCGTCGGAGACGGCGGCGTACTGCACCTGGGCGGCGGTGCAGACGCTCGGCGGGTGGGGCTACTCGCGGGAGTTCCCGGTCGAGCAGTGGATGCGGGACGCCAAGCTGGAGGAGATCGAGGAAGGCACCTCCGACATCATGCGCCTGGTCATATCGAGGTCGCTGTGACAGAGGAGACGGTGACGGAACAGATGCGGACGTCGACCGGCGGCGAGGCGCTCGTCAGGGCACTCGCCGCCCATGGGGTCTCCACCGCGTTCGGCATCCCGGGAACCCACAACCTGGAGATCTACCGGCACTTGGCGGCGTACGGCATCACGCATGTCGCCCCGCGTCACGAGCAGGGCGCCGGGTACGCGGCCGACGCCTACGCGCGCGTGACGGGCGATCCCGGGGTGGCGATCACGACGACGGGGCCCGCTCTCCTGAACATCGCGGCCGCGGTCGGGCAGGCGTACTCGGACAGCGTGCCGCTTCTCGTGGTGTCGCCGGGCATGCCGCTGCGCCATCCGCGCCAGTCGACGGGTCTGTTGCACGAGATGCGCAGCCAGACGGAGGCACTGCGGAACGTGGCGGCGTTCAGCCATCGGGTGTCCTCTGTGGAGGAGATCGGGGCGGCGGTGGCGCGCGCGTTCAGCCTGTTCCGTACGGAGAGGCCGCGGCCCGTGCACATCGAGGTGCCGCTCGACCTGCTCGAGGCGACGGAGCCCGCCGGGCCGGTACGGCGCGCTCCGCTGCCGGCGCCCCGTGCGGCGGACGGTGCGTCGCTCGACGCGGCGGCCGCCCTCCTCGCCGGCGCGGTGCGCCCCGGCCTGGTCCTGGGCGGTGGCGCACGCGGTGCGGCCGAGCAATGCCGGGCACTGGCAGAGCAGTTGGGCGCTCCGGTGGCGACCACCGCGAACGGCAAGGGCATCGTCGACGAACGGCATCCCCTCGCCCTCGGTGTGTCCCTGCACAGCCCCTCTGTACAGAAGTGGCTGGCCGCCTGCGACGTCGTGCTCGCCGTCGGGACGGAGCTCGCCGAGTCGGACCTGTGGTCCGCGCCGCCCGCGCTCGACGGCAAGCTGATCCGTGTCGACGTCGACCCGGCGCAGATGTACGCGGGCGTCCCCGCGGACGTCGCCCTGGTGGGCGACGCGCAGGCGACAATGCGGGCGTTGAAGGAGCGGCTCGCCAAGGTGCCGGGCCCCGCGTCCACGGACGCGGCCACGCGGACCACGGCCGCCGTGCGCGCCGCCCGCGACGACGAGACACGCACGCGTGACGCTCGTTGGGTGCCGTATCTCGAAGCGATCAGGAGCGTCCTCGCGGCAGATGCCGTGGTGACCTCCGACAGCGCCCAGTGCTGCTACTACGGCGCGCTCCCGCACCTCCCCGTCGGCCCCGGGGGGCGCTATCTGCACCCCACCGGGTTCGGCACGCTCGGCTACGCGCTGCCCGCCGCGATCGGCGCGAAGACCGCCTGCCCCGACCGGCAGGTGATCGCGATCAGCGGGGACGGCGGGCTCCAGTTCTCGGTACAGGAGCTGGCCACGGCCGCGCAGCTCCAACTGCCGCTCCCCGTCGTCGTGTTCGACAACGGCGGCTACGGCGAGATCCGCGACGAGATGGCCGCGCGCGGCGACACACCGGCCGCAGTCGACCACGCACGCGTGGACCTCGCCGGCCTCGCGCGGGCCTTCGGCGGCAGGGGCGCCCCCGCGCACTCCCCCGGCGAACTCGCCGCGCTCCTGACCCGCGCCCTGGCCACCCCCGGACCCACCCTGATCACCGTCCCCGAGGAGACCGCATGACCGCGCCCGCCACCCCCCTGATGTCGCTCACCTGGACCGACCACGTCACCGGCAGGCACGGCTACCTCGTCGTCGACCGGCTGGTGCGCGGCGTGTCCAGCGGCGGGCTCCGGATGCGTCAGGGCTGCACCCTCGACGAGGTCGCGGGCCTCGCGCGCGGGATGACGATGAAGGAGGCCCTGCACTACAACCCTCAGGGCCGCTACATCCCCCTGGGCGGCGCCAAGGGCGGCATCGACTGCGACCCGCAGGACCCGGAGGCCTACGGCGTCCTCGTGCGCTATCTGCGCGCCATGCGGCCCTACATCGAGTCGTTCTGGACGACCGGCGAGGACCTTGGGCTCACCCAGGACCTCGTCGACAGGGCGGCCGAGGAGGCCGGGCTCGTCTCGTCCGTCCAGGCCGTCTACCCGCTGCTCGACGACGAGGCGGCCGCGCGCCGGCGCCTCGCCGACGCCTTCGCGGTCGACGTCGACGGCATCGGCCTCGACGAGCTCGTCGGCGGCTGCGGAGTCGCCGAGTCGGTGCTCGCGGCCCTGGACCGCGCGGGCGTCCCGTACGAGGGCACCCGGGTGTCCGTGCAGGGCCTGGGCACCATGGGCGGGGCGACCGCCCGGTTCCTGGCACGCGCGGGTCTGCGGGTCGTGGCCGTCGCGGACGTGAAAGGCACCGTCGCCAACCCCGAAGGCCTCGACGTGGACGCGCTCCTCGCCGCCCGTGACGCCTACGGGACAGTGGACCGCTCCGCGCTGCGCGAGGGCGACCGTGAACTGCCGGGCGACGCCTGGCTGTCGGCCGACGCCGAGGTCCTCGTACCCGCCGCCGTGTCGTACGCGGTGGACGCGGCGAACCAGGAACTGATCACGGCGCGCTGGATCGTCGAGGCCGCCAACATGCCCGTGCTGCCCGAGGCGGAGGAGCTGCTCGCACGGCGCGGCATCACCGTCCTACCCGACGTGGTCGTCAACTCCGGTACGAACGCCTGGTGGTGGTGGACCCTGTTCGGGGACATCGAGGCCGACGCGGACGAGGCGTTCGCGTACACGCGGCGCTCCATGCGCGCGCTGATCGACCAGATGCTGGCGCGGGCCGAGGCCGACGGGACGACGCCGCGCGCCGCCGCGCACGCGATCGTCGCGGACCGTCTCCCGGTGATCGCGGAGCGGTTCGGGTGGTACAGGTGACCCCACCCCCGCCGGACGCCGGTGTGCACGCGCGCGTGGGCCTCGACGCGCTCTTCGACCCTCGGTCGGTCGCCGTCGTCGGGGCGTCCGACAACCCGGAGAAGTGGGGCTACTGGCTGGCGTCGGGAGCCCTGTCGGGCCGTGACCGCCGGACCGTCCACCTCGTCAACCACCGCGGGGGCGCCCTGGACGGTGAACCGTTCCTGCCGGATCTCGCGTCGCTGCCCGTACCGCCCGAGCACGTCGTCGTCGCCGTGCCGCCCCGCCATGTGCGGCCGGTGGTCACGGACGGTCTCGCGGCGGGCGCCCGGTGTTTCACCGTGATCACGTCGGGCGGCGCCACCGCCGAGGAGGAGCGGGCGCTCGCCGATCTCGTCACGGCCCGGGGAGCGCGACTGCTCGGCCCGAACTGCATGGGCGTGGTGGACACGACGAGCCAACTGCGGCTCAGCTGGGGCGAGTTCCCCTCGGGCGGCCTCGGCCTTGTGTCCCAGAGCGGGAATCTCGCCCTGGAGATCGGCCGACTCCTCGCGCGCTCCGGGCAGGGCTTCTCCCGGTTCGTGTCGCTGGGCAACCAGCGGGACATCGACGCGGCGGACGCCTTGGAGTCGCTGATCGCGCACGGGCCCACGAGAGCGCTCGCCGCGTACATCGAGGACTTCCGCGACGGCCGGCGGCTCGCACAGGTCCTGGCGGCAGCGCACGCCGCCGGGAAGCCCGTCCTGCTCCTGACCGTGGGACGCAGCGCCGCGTCCGGGCGCGCTGCCGCGTCCCACACGGGCGCCCTGGTGAGCGCGCGCGCCACGGTGGAGGCGGTGTGCCGCGACGCCGGCGCCCTGCTGCTCGACACGGCGGGCGAACTGGTGGACACGGCGGTGTACCTGCTGGCACAGGGCGTACGCCACCGGGGTGCGGGTCACGCGGCGGCCCGCACGTCTCCTCACCTGCGCAGCGTCGCCGTGGTCGGGGACAGCGGCGGCCAAGGCGCCCTCGCCGCCGACGCGTTCGCCGCACAGGGCCTCGACGTTCCCGCCCTCGCGGACGGCACGCGCGAGGCGGTGGCGGAGCAGCTGCCGGGCGGTGCCGGGTGTGACAACCCGGTCGACCTGGCGGGCGCGGGTGAGGCCGATCTCGGCAACTACGCGCGCGTGGCGG
The DNA window shown above is from Streptomyces sp. NBC_01445 and carries:
- a CDS encoding MBL fold metallo-hydrolase, whose amino-acid sequence is MSRSLSSGLRPLRPAAFGADPAGERLERIRRSPNFADGSFQNPVGARTRPVGSMIEFAKVFFAKEGRVRRAPTGTVPVHSTTLADLAKPPASGLRLTWMGHSSVLAEIDGSRVLFDPVWGERCSPFDFAGPKRLHPVPLPLAALGPVDVVVISHDHYDHLDLPTIRALADTDTVFAVPLGVGAHLEHWGVPADRLRELDWNEQTKVAGLTLTATPARHFCGRGLRNEQHTLWASWVVAGPEHRVYHSGDTGYFPGFKDIGAEHGPFDATMIQIGAYSDFWPDIHMRPEEGMRAHLDLQGGPGGGPMLPIHWGTFNLAPHPWAEPGEGTFAAGRQAGAKVALPCPGEPFEPTAETLPAQPWWRGIATQPAEGWPDTEPADRPDTGATPSGTGAGAGSGEQEAVPAV
- a CDS encoding acyl-CoA dehydrogenase family protein, whose product is MSELPIELVPLTPEQRDIVDLTRTFAREEIRPRGRAVDEADVETPWDLWRAAAKVGITGFMLPEEYGGGGFTDVFTQVLVQEELCVGDLGIGNLLCSNGFFADPVMELGTEEQKRAWLTPLAGADTPMTSLATTEPGSGSDAASIVTTATRTAGGYLLNGQKAWISNAGEAEQYVVFAKTDPTQRSRGVTAFLLRKGAEGLTFGEPMRKMGQRAIVCREVFFSDVFVPDADRLGDEGQGFAGLMRTFDISRAVLGAAATGVARAAYEYARDYARTRVQFGKPIIEHQAVAFRLADMRTRIEQSRLMTWRAARRLDAGLDATAEAAMAKLTASETAAYCTWAAVQTLGGWGYSREFPVEQWMRDAKLEEIEEGTSDIMRLVISRSL
- a CDS encoding 5-guanidino-2-oxopentanoate decarboxylase, translated to MTEETVTEQMRTSTGGEALVRALAAHGVSTAFGIPGTHNLEIYRHLAAYGITHVAPRHEQGAGYAADAYARVTGDPGVAITTTGPALLNIAAAVGQAYSDSVPLLVVSPGMPLRHPRQSTGLLHEMRSQTEALRNVAAFSHRVSSVEEIGAAVARAFSLFRTERPRPVHIEVPLDLLEATEPAGPVRRAPLPAPRAADGASLDAAAALLAGAVRPGLVLGGGARGAAEQCRALAEQLGAPVATTANGKGIVDERHPLALGVSLHSPSVQKWLAACDVVLAVGTELAESDLWSAPPALDGKLIRVDVDPAQMYAGVPADVALVGDAQATMRALKERLAKVPGPASTDAATRTTAAVRAARDDETRTRDARWVPYLEAIRSVLAADAVVTSDSAQCCYYGALPHLPVGPGGRYLHPTGFGTLGYALPAAIGAKTACPDRQVIAISGDGGLQFSVQELATAAQLQLPLPVVVFDNGGYGEIRDEMAARGDTPAAVDHARVDLAGLARAFGGRGAPAHSPGELAALLTRALATPGPTLITVPEETA
- a CDS encoding glutamate dehydrogenase; protein product: MTAPATPLMSLTWTDHVTGRHGYLVVDRLVRGVSSGGLRMRQGCTLDEVAGLARGMTMKEALHYNPQGRYIPLGGAKGGIDCDPQDPEAYGVLVRYLRAMRPYIESFWTTGEDLGLTQDLVDRAAEEAGLVSSVQAVYPLLDDEAAARRRLADAFAVDVDGIGLDELVGGCGVAESVLAALDRAGVPYEGTRVSVQGLGTMGGATARFLARAGLRVVAVADVKGTVANPEGLDVDALLAARDAYGTVDRSALREGDRELPGDAWLSADAEVLVPAAVSYAVDAANQELITARWIVEAANMPVLPEAEELLARRGITVLPDVVVNSGTNAWWWWTLFGDIEADADEAFAYTRRSMRALIDQMLARAEADGTTPRAAAHAIVADRLPVIAERFGWYR
- a CDS encoding acetate--CoA ligase family protein, translated to MTPPPPDAGVHARVGLDALFDPRSVAVVGASDNPEKWGYWLASGALSGRDRRTVHLVNHRGGALDGEPFLPDLASLPVPPEHVVVAVPPRHVRPVVTDGLAAGARCFTVITSGGATAEEERALADLVTARGARLLGPNCMGVVDTTSQLRLSWGEFPSGGLGLVSQSGNLALEIGRLLARSGQGFSRFVSLGNQRDIDAADALESLIAHGPTRALAAYIEDFRDGRRLAQVLAAAHAAGKPVLLLTVGRSAASGRAAASHTGALVSARATVEAVCRDAGALLLDTAGELVDTAVYLLAQGVRHRGAGHAAARTSPHLRSVAVVGDSGGQGALAADAFAAQGLDVPALADGTREAVAEQLPGGAGCDNPVDLAGAGEADLGNYARVAGTLLHSGDTDAVVLTGYFGDYATANPAQAEREREVAHALADAAVASGRALVVHTMARDTPALTVLRQRGVPVYERIEQAASAVATAARLTDPPPAREDPPAPATYRLADGGYQSVRELLASYQLAFPAAEFVTDADGAVEAAEHRTGYPLVLKAMGLAHKTEAGGVALSIADADALRAAFARMKAATGADRYAVEAMATPPYGHELIVGVRRDPSFGPVVMVGIGGVTAELLADTALALAPLTPARARALLLRLRHAPLLTGWRGAPGAHLDAAAAAVCAVARAAVDHPELAELEVNPLLVHPGGAIALDAHGVLDQPGTSPAPVHGIGEEGGSLLVER